The following are encoded together in the Panthera leo isolate Ple1 chromosome B4, P.leo_Ple1_pat1.1, whole genome shotgun sequence genome:
- the LOC122223927 gene encoding LOW QUALITY PROTEIN: 60S ribosomal protein L34-like (The sequence of the model RefSeq protein was modified relative to this genomic sequence to represent the inferred CDS: inserted 1 base in 1 codon; substituted 1 base at 1 genomic stop codon), which translates to MVQHLTCHHRLSYKAASNKTRLSXTPGXRIVYLYTKEIKKALKSACDVYPGQLQGVCAGRPKVLMRLSKTRKHVSGVHDGSMRAKCVHDRIKCAFLTEEQKIMVKMLKPQAQSQKATFYNESLLNPLPELFHDPDGARLRMGDCVD; encoded by the exons ATGGTCCAGCATTTGACATGTCATCATAGGCTGTCCTACAAAGCAGCCTCTAACAAAACTAGGCTATCCTGAACCCCTG AAAGAATCGTTTACCTTTATACCAAGGAGATTAAGAAAGCCCTAAAATCTGCATGTGACGTGTATCCAGGCCAACTTCAAGGAGTCTGCGCTGGGAGACCTAAAGTTCTTATGAGGTTGtctaaaacaagaaaacatgtcAGCGGGGTCCATGATGGTTCCATGCGTGCTAAGTGTGTTCATGACAGGATCAAGTGTGCTTTCCTTACTGAGGAGCAGAAAATCATGGTGAAAATGTTGAAGCCACAAGCACAGAGTCAGAAAGCTACATTTTACAATGAATCTCTTttga ACCCACTGCCCGAACTCTTTCACGACCCGGACGGTGCTCGCCTCCGGATGGGCGACTGTGTAGACTAA